The Bifidobacterium animalis subsp. animalis ATCC 25527 genomic interval ACGCTACGAAGAGGTGAACACGCTGCTCGCGCTTGGTGCGACGCCGTGGGAGGCCGCCAAGCCGTCGATCACCTCGTCGATCACGCTCGGCTTGCTTCCGTCGATCGCCATGCTCGCCTCAAGTGGCATCGTGACGATCCCGGGCATGATGTCAGGCCAGATCATCGCCGGTCAGAACCCAGTGAACGCCGCCAAATACCAGTTCGTCATACTGGCGGCGGTCTCCGCGCTCACGCTGCTTGCAGATTCGATAATCCTGGCGCTCGTCTACAAGCGCTGCTTCATTTCGTACGACCGCTATTTCGTGCCGCCGGCGCGTGACTCGGTGAGCACGCTCGACCGCATACGCAGGCAGGCCTCGTCGCGCGCGAACAGTGCGCAGACCTCCGTCAGGTAACGATCTGCTAACAAGCGGCGTGCGCGTGTTCCTCGACGAGTCACTCAAGCGCTTCGACACCGTGTACCCGGCGGCAGGCAGCGGCAACAGCGCAATCGGTCTCACCCTTGACGAGCTCGAGCGGTACTCGGGGAGCGAGGCGTGGGTGGACGTCTGCAAGGATTGGCAAGCGGAGGCCTAACCGCATAGCCAGGCGTTCAAGGCGGCGATGGGCGGCGGCAGATGGCGGCAGTCGCGATAGGCATCGGCATAGATACGGCATAGATATACGGCTCGCGCGTAGAATGGCGATACCGCGGCAACGTGCGAGCGCGCGTGCGGCGGTGCAAGAGAGATGGGAGCGTCCGCGTATGCACACGCGGGCTATGCAAAAGGATGCCTATGAGTGCTTCACAGGGTGCAGGGGAGCGGAACGCCGACCCGCAGCAATTGCATAAATCGTTGAAAAACCGCCATATTCAGCTCATTGCGCTGGGCGGTGCCATTGGAACCGGCCTGTTCTACGGGTCGAGCGAGTCAATCGGGCTCGCCGGGCCGTCCATTCTGCTCGCCTACGTGATCGGCGGCGCGGCAATCTTCATGATTGTGCGCGCGATGAGCGAGATGAGCGTGGAGGACCCGCGGGCCGGCGCGTTCAGCTACTATGCGTCGCGATACTGGTCGAAGCGCGCGGGGTTCATCTCGGGCTGGAATTACTGGTTCAACTATGTGCTCGTGTCGATGGTGGAGCTCGCGGTGGTCGGGTCCTTCGTCAACTACTGGTTCCCGAACATTCCGCAGTGGGCGTCGGCGGCGTTCTTCCTCGTGCTTATCACGCTGCTCAATCTGTTCGGTGTGAGCGAGTTCGGTGAATTCGAGTTCTGGTTCGCGCTCATCAAGATCGTGGCCGTCATCGCCATGATCGCGGGCGGATTGTGGGTGATCGTCGCGAATCTGCCCACCGACTCCGGCGTGCGCGCCTCGTTCGCGAACTGGTTCACTGTGGACGGCGGCTTCTTCCCGCACGGTGCCATGTCGCGCGCGGCCGACGGTCACTGGGACGGCCTGCTCATGGCGCTCGTCGTGGTCATGTTCAGCTTCGGCGGCACCGAGCTCATCGGAGTGACCGCAGGTGAGGTGGAGAACCCGAGCAAGACGATCCCGCGCGCCACAAACGGCATAATCTGGCGCATTCTCGTGTTTTATGTGGCCGCACTTGGCATCATCATGGCCGTGGTGCCGTGGGATCGCATCGACGGCCAGATGAGCCCCTTCGTGCAGATCTTCGATTCCGTGGGCGTGCCAGTGGCCGCCGGAATCCTCAATTTCGTGTGCCTCACCGCGGTGATGAGCGTATATAACTCCGCACTGTATTCGAATTCGCGCATGCTGTTCTCGCTCGCTCGCCAAGGCAATGCGCCGGCGTATCTGGGACGCGTGAACAAGCGCGGCGTGCCGGTGGCCGGCGTGCTCACCAGCGCCGCCGTGACCGTGGTGGCCGTCGTGGTCGTGTTCCTGTGGCCGCAGTTCGCGTTCAATTACCTGATGTCGATCGCCACGATTGCCGCGATTATCAATTGGACGATGATCATGATCACCGAGATGCTGTTCCGGCGGCGTGTGGCTGCCGGCGATGGCCCGGGCGAGCTCAACGGATTGCGCGGTGCCGAGGCGCTCGCGAGGATTCGGTTCAAGCTGCCGGGGTGGAACTGGACGCCGTATGTGATCA includes:
- a CDS encoding amino acid permease, coding for MSASQGAGERNADPQQLHKSLKNRHIQLIALGGAIGTGLFYGSSESIGLAGPSILLAYVIGGAAIFMIVRAMSEMSVEDPRAGAFSYYASRYWSKRAGFISGWNYWFNYVLVSMVELAVVGSFVNYWFPNIPQWASAAFFLVLITLLNLFGVSEFGEFEFWFALIKIVAVIAMIAGGLWVIVANLPTDSGVRASFANWFTVDGGFFPHGAMSRAADGHWDGLLMALVVVMFSFGGTELIGVTAGEVENPSKTIPRATNGIIWRILVFYVAALGIIMAVVPWDRIDGQMSPFVQIFDSVGVPVAAGILNFVCLTAVMSVYNSALYSNSRMLFSLARQGNAPAYLGRVNKRGVPVAGVLTSAAVTVVAVVVVFLWPQFAFNYLMSIATIAAIINWTMIMITEMLFRRRVAAGDGPGELNGLRGAEALARIRFKLPGWNWTPYVIIAFLAMVAVLMCFSPSYRIALVAGVIWLAVLFAAYAITSRASANRDAKTVLDSTRK